Proteins from a single region of Gloeocapsa sp. PCC 73106:
- a CDS encoding histidine phosphatase family protein — MNSLKVFLVRHGLSTYNTEGRYQGCSDESILTPKGLKAAYQTGLALKDYQFDVIYSSPLQRAQQTIREILRVFPNRDPAEIILDDRLKEVNMFSWEGLTYEYVKNNFPQAYQCWEKTPHLLSFSQDGKPFFTVLELYQQGESFWQDLVKKYSHQTILIIAHGGTNRALISAALGLSPDKYHTLQQSNCGISYLEFKQPGAVSLYEFNSTLHLGETLPKLKEGKQGVRYLFMNKESQSLRGNFKLENQDLPCQNILTNNKNIQDFLNQELLIKTENDYIYIIHAPTEDRKILQGILPLEKLCSEIY; from the coding sequence ATGAACTCTTTAAAAGTTTTTTTAGTTCGTCACGGTCTAAGTACTTACAATACCGAAGGTAGATATCAAGGCTGTAGCGACGAGTCTATACTAACACCTAAAGGATTAAAGGCGGCGTATCAAACTGGTTTAGCTTTAAAAGATTATCAATTTGATGTTATCTATAGTAGTCCTTTGCAAAGAGCGCAACAAACTATTAGGGAAATTCTGAGGGTTTTTCCCAATCGCGACCCTGCTGAAATTATCCTTGATGACCGACTTAAAGAAGTTAATATGTTCTCCTGGGAAGGTCTTACCTATGAATACGTTAAAAACAATTTTCCCCAGGCTTATCAATGCTGGGAGAAAACCCCTCATTTATTGAGTTTTTCCCAAGATGGTAAACCCTTTTTTACTGTCTTAGAACTTTATCAGCAAGGGGAATCATTTTGGCAAGATCTTGTTAAAAAATATTCCCACCAAACTATTTTAATCATCGCTCATGGGGGTACGAATCGAGCTTTGATTAGTGCTGCGCTGGGCTTATCTCCGGATAAATATCACACCTTGCAACAATCTAATTGTGGTATTAGCTACTTGGAATTTAAGCAACCCGGAGCTGTTAGTTTATACGAGTTTAACTCCACTCTTCATTTAGGAGAAACACTACCAAAACTAAAAGAAGGTAAGCAAGGAGTTAGATATTTATTTATGAACAAAGAAAGTCAAAGTTTAAGAGGTAATTTTAAGTTAGAAAATCAAGATTTGCCTTGTCAAAATATACTGACAAATAACAAAAATATCCAAGATTTTCTCAATCAAGAACTTTTAATAAAAACGGAAAATGATTATATCTACATAATTCATGCTCCCACCGAAGATAGAAAAATTTTGCAGGGTATATTACCTTTAGAAAAACTATGTTCAGAAATTTATTAA
- a CDS encoding ABC transporter ATP-binding protein, whose protein sequence is MRKQKSPKNLQQALAALQKIGVHCLPEIRQEDKLITISFVALLAEAGLRILEPWPIKFIFDEIIFKGLHVESLRVSFLDGFSPITLLSILALSLVVIACLRGSMAYISTAGMAVAASRILSQIREKLYDHLYSLSLSFHQKAKTGDLITRITYDVERLREVIIVAALPLVTNLVTMVGMLAVMVWLNSQLALIAILICPIFLITTATMSKSIHKVAKKQRQREGLMAANAAEVMGAIKVVQALSLQSKLEKTFKKQNQKSLEESAQTQKLRAGQERTVEVLVAIATAVILWQGVQMIINSQVTPGELLVFITYLKVAFKPMRQMAKYIGQIAKAIASGERIVDLLDIVPEVRDSPDAYPAHPFQGRVEFRQVTFGYAAEQPIIENISFIVEPGQKVALVGASGVGKSTIASLLLRFYDPQSGQILIDGQDIREYTLESVRQQISIVLQDSVLFATTIRENITYGCDEATDAEIEAAAYLANAHDFILELPSAYETVVGERGATLSGGQRQRIAIARAAIRKSAMVILDEPTVGLDNHSEKLVNEALERLTGHLTTFLITHDLTSVKNADLILYFEKGEIREQGTHQELMRLNGKYAHLYRSGQSFSITSF, encoded by the coding sequence ATGAGAAAACAAAAGTCACCGAAAAATCTGCAACAAGCTTTAGCCGCTTTGCAGAAAATAGGGGTTCATTGTTTACCCGAAATTCGTCAAGAAGATAAACTAATTACGATTTCTTTTGTAGCTCTACTAGCAGAAGCAGGTTTACGAATCCTGGAACCTTGGCCAATTAAATTTATCTTTGATGAGATTATCTTTAAAGGTCTCCATGTAGAGAGCCTGAGGGTGTCTTTTTTGGATGGTTTTAGCCCTATAACCCTTCTTTCCATCCTGGCTCTAAGTTTAGTGGTAATCGCCTGTCTCAGAGGCAGTATGGCTTATATTAGTACAGCGGGAATGGCTGTAGCTGCTTCTCGGATTCTGAGTCAAATTAGGGAAAAGTTATACGATCATTTGTACTCTTTATCTCTTTCGTTCCACCAAAAAGCTAAAACAGGGGATTTAATCACTCGGATTACCTACGATGTTGAAAGACTCAGAGAGGTAATTATTGTGGCGGCTTTACCTTTAGTTACCAATTTGGTGACCATGGTAGGGATGCTGGCTGTAATGGTATGGCTTAATTCTCAATTGGCTTTAATCGCGATTTTGATTTGCCCCATTTTCTTGATTACCACAGCAACTATGAGTAAAAGTATTCATAAAGTTGCGAAGAAACAACGTCAGAGAGAGGGGTTAATGGCGGCTAATGCTGCAGAAGTGATGGGAGCGATTAAAGTAGTACAGGCTCTGTCATTGCAGTCTAAATTAGAAAAGACTTTTAAGAAGCAAAACCAAAAGAGTCTCGAAGAAAGTGCGCAAACTCAGAAACTCAGAGCAGGACAAGAGCGCACTGTAGAGGTATTGGTGGCGATCGCTACTGCGGTAATTCTTTGGCAAGGAGTACAAATGATCATTAACAGTCAGGTAACTCCCGGGGAATTATTGGTATTTATTACCTATTTGAAGGTTGCTTTTAAACCTATGCGTCAAATGGCAAAATATATAGGACAAATTGCCAAAGCGATCGCTTCTGGAGAAAGAATTGTAGATCTTTTAGACATTGTTCCGGAAGTACGCGATAGTCCAGATGCTTATCCGGCGCATCCATTCCAGGGAAGAGTGGAATTTCGTCAGGTTACTTTTGGCTATGCTGCTGAGCAACCTATTATTGAGAATATTTCTTTTATCGTGGAACCGGGGCAAAAAGTAGCTCTAGTGGGGGCTTCTGGAGTAGGTAAATCTACTATAGCTAGTTTGCTACTGAGATTTTACGATCCTCAATCGGGTCAAATTTTAATCGATGGTCAAGATATTAGGGAGTATACCCTCGAGTCAGTGCGACAACAGATTAGCATTGTGCTCCAAGATAGTGTTCTGTTTGCTACCACGATTAGAGAAAATATTACTTATGGTTGCGATGAAGCTACAGATGCTGAGATAGAAGCGGCAGCTTATTTGGCTAATGCTCATGATTTTATTCTGGAACTGCCATCTGCTTATGAAACTGTGGTTGGGGAAAGGGGTGCTACCCTATCAGGAGGACAAAGACAACGGATTGCGATCGCTCGTGCTGCAATTAGAAAGTCAGCGATGGTGATTTTAGATGAACCAACGGTAGGCTTAGATAATCACAGCGAGAAATTGGTTAATGAAGCTTTAGAAAGACTGACTGGTCATTTAACCACTTTTTTGATTACCCATGACTTAACTTCTGTTAAAAATGCTGATCTTATTCTCTATTTTGAAAAGGGCGAAATCAGAGAACAAGGTACACACCAAGAGTTAATGCGATTAAATGGCAAATATGCCCATCTGTATAGGTCAGGTCAGTCTTTTTCCATCACTAGTTTTTAA